TGATACAACGGGGCTTGGAACAAACCTTTATTATTTATTGTTACCATGTTTAGTGGCTTTAGCTGGTGCGGATTTATTGGGTGAAGATCGGCGTAGTGGCTTAGATATATTTTCGCGAATAAGAGGAAATGATAAACAGTATTATTTTTCGAAGAGCATCGTTGCTTTTATTGCTGGAGGGGTAGTATTTTGTTTGCCTTTAATTATGGAACTTTGTGCATTAATGTTAGTGTACCCCTCTATACCACTTGATTATTTCGTAGCAGAAGTACCGGTTACATATGGCGCAATGTTTTCTAATATATTTTATAACAGTCCGCTTAAGTATGAGTTGATATTTCTTGTAATAGGCTTTGTTTACGGAGGGTTATTTGCTTTAATTGGAATTCTAGTGTCCTTTTTTAGTTCTAGTAAATATGTAATTTTATTGAGTCCACTAGCTATTTATTATGGTGTTTGGATTGTGTTTTCTTTGATTGGCTATCCAGAGTTTAGTCCGTTTGGTTTCTTAACTCCAAAGCAAGGTTACCCCTTAAATTTCCATATTATTTGGATAGAATTTCTACTTCTTTTAGTAGTGATAATTATGGGTATTATTTGGAGTGTGAAAAATGAAAAATCATAATTTAGTTCGGTTGAATTTTGATTTTGAAAGAAGAAAATATTTACTGCTTTTATTGATATTTGTTTTTATAATTGTATTCCGCTTGTTGTACACAAGAAATGTCGAGACAGATGTCCTTTACATTGTACAGAGTTCCGTATCAGTTGAAGTTCTATTTATAATTTTGAGCCCGTTCTGTTTATGGATGAATCAAATATTGTGTTTTCAACATAGGGAACTAGCTGTTGTTCGGATTAAGAACAAATATACACTTTGGAAAGTCAATGCAACTGTTATTTTGTGGAATGCCTTTTTGCTTGCAGTATTAACTAATGCCTTAAATTATGCAAATAGCGTTATTGTAATGAATTCCCAAATAGTACAAATTTACATTTATTCTTTTATATTATTTGGTTTAGGTTTAGTTCTTGTAGGTGTTTTACAGAATATACTACTTGTTGTTACAGGTAATAAGGCAATTGCTTTTTTTGTAGTATTTCTGGTATTTTTCTTTGATACTAGCACAATCAAATTGCAGCTAATTTCCAATCTGTTTATAGTGAACCCTAATGATCTTACTGATTTGCTGTCATTTGCTGGGCGAGTTTTCTGCTTGGTTGGTGGAATTATTGTTTTATTTTTAATAAGCTGGTTGCTTGCAGAGAAAAAAGATATGTTTCGAACCTCGAAAAAGAAGGTGCGTTAATATGTGGTTATTTTTTAAACGGGATATATTATGGTTTCTTCAAGGGAATAAATTGAAAATAATAGGCTTGGTAATACTTCTGGTATTAGCAATTTTGATAAGTGTTGTTAATACGAAAAATGCATCGGGTACGATAGCAGATGTTTTTCTAGCCTTTTTAAAACAAGAAAATGGAGCAGAAAATCCGCTTACGAGTAGCTTAAATTGGATTATCATTCAAAGTGTGCCGGTTTATCTATTTGGAAGTTACTTTTATAAGGAATTGTTTGCGCTAGAGGAGTTTATTACTATTCGCTTTAATAATAGGATACTCCCCTTTCTTTCCAAAATTTTACTAATCATTACGCTGATGTTGCTTTATTATTTAGTAATTATTGGATTAGTAGTGTTTATTAGTTTTCTTTTTGGCATTCGTTTGGATGTAGAGCCGACTGTATTGTTCATAGGTTTAAATATGCCACTTTATGAAATTGGGTTGTGCTTTTTTGTTGGTGGGCTAGCGCTTATCACGCTTCAATTGTTGCTTTCAATAATAATTAAGCCATTTTACGCTATCACAGCAGTGCTTGTCATTATTGTCACCAACTGTTTTATTACTAACTCTTGGATTATAGGAAGCGTTTCGAATGTTGCTGGATTTACCGATGTAAATAATTGGCTGTTATTAAGTATTCAATTGGCATATATTATTTTGGCGATGCTCATTGGCGGAAATATTTATCGAAAGACAGATTTATATAAACTAAACTAGGGAGAATATCGATGAATTATATAAAAGTTAATCATTTAACAAAAGTAATCAACAACCATACTGTTCTAGATGATATTGATTTTGAATTAAAGCAAGGTGGGATTTATTCGTTCATAGGTCATAATGGCTCTGGGAAAACGATGCTATTTAGGGCGCTGTGTGGATTTATTGCGCCAACAAGTGGTGAAGTTACAATTAATGGAGTTAATATTAGTAAAACTAAATCTTTTCCAGAAAAGACAGGGATTATTATTGAAACACCAGGATTTTTAGCTAATTATACAGGTTATAAAAATTTAGAATACTTGGCTTCTATTCGAAATAAAATAGGAGAAAAGGAGATACTTGCTGCGTTAGAAAAAGTTGGCCTTGCTGGAAAAGAGGATTTGAAAGTAAAAAAATATTCACTTGGAATGAGACAACGACTTGGCATTGCTCAAGCTATTATGGAAGATCCAGATTTACTAATATTTGATGAACCAACAAATTCACTAGATAAAGCTGGCAGTCAGAGTTTTATTGACTTGATTTTAGATTTAAAAGAAAAAGGAAAAACGATTCTATTAGCAAGCCATCATATTGCCGATATTGATGGAATATCAGATGAAATATTTGAAATGGAAGCAGGTCAGATAATAAATAGGAGAAAAGCATGAAAAAAATAATTGGCGGAGTCTTAATTGTTCTATTAATAGGCCTATTTGTTTGGCGCGTGTATGATGTAAATGCTAATTCTTTTTCATATGAAAATAAAACACACGCTGATCAGGAAAAATTTCAAATGGGAACTGCAACAGTTAGTTTTGGAAAAGCATTTGTTGTGAATGATGCTGATATAAATAAGTACGCGACAAAAGATTATTTTAAACAAGAAAATGATGCTCTTTTGCTTGTTCAACTAGAGTCTACAGAAAAAGATATTAGGATTTCTGATTTTCAGCTAGGGTATAAAGAATTTGTAACTTTGTCAGATACTACGGCGTCAAGTTATGAATTTGAAGATGGGGTATATAAACATTTGGTAGGGTTTAATATACCTAAAGAATTATTAGCAAGGAACAAGACATTCACCCTGGTTACTCCAAGTAAATATTGGAAGAACGGGGCAAGGGATGTTGTGGACATTAGTTTATAAAAAGTAACATGATTCAAACCGACAAAGTCATTTGGCTTTGTCGGTTTTTTTGTATACCAAAATAAAAATATACTTGAAAAATATCACATTTTCGCATAACCTTAATGTAGACATATCTTTTTACCTTCTAGACCGAAATCAAGGAGGTAGGCCAAGTGGTACAATTTGATGCTCGAAATATGGCGTTACTCGAATCGCTCGTCGTGGCGAATGTATATCTTGCACCTGAGAAGTTACAAGAAGAGCTAGGCATTTCCAAACGAACACTTCAATATGATGTGGAAAAAATTAATAAAGAATTAGATAATATAGGGCTTGATGGCATTCAATCTGTGCGAGGGCAAGGGTATTATTTATTAGAAGAAGAAAAATCAACAATGAAAGAAATCCTTGAAAATAGGGGAGCGAGCCACAAAGTTTTTTCAGCTAGTGAACGCCGCATCCGTATTTTATTTTTTCTGCTCGTAACAGATGCGCGAGTGATTATTGATACGATTAATGAATGCAATGAAGTCAGTCGTAACACCAGTTTGCAGGACATTAAACAATTAAAATTAGCGCTTAAACAGTTTAATTTAGAGCTTATCTATGATCGGAAAAATGGCAATATGGTTCTTGGTGATGAGCGTAGTATCCGCCAATTTTTCATTCATTACTGCATGAATAACGAAGAAATCGCGACCGCAGACCAGTTACTTGATTTGATGAAAATTAATCCGATGATAAAAAATCAGGAGCTATTTCCCAATTTGGATACGATTTTTGAAATTCTAGCTGTGACGGAGAAAAAAATCGGTATTCGTTATACAGATGAAGTTATTGAGCGGATTGGCATTATGATTTTCTTCTTTAAAGAGCGGATGAAGCGTGATTGTTATTTAAATGAGCAGGAAGAACATGAGGTGGAATCTTTTGATATTGCGCAGGAAATTTATGAGCAATTGCAGCAAACGGAGGATTTTTCAATCAACCATGCGGAAATTACTTATTTAGGTAAACTTTTGCTTGGGGCTAGTCGTTTGAATGATGATGCGGCCGCTACAGGAAAACTTGATATTATTGTTGAGAAAATTATTGCTGAATTTGAACGCCTTGCCTGTGTGAATTTTGAAGATCATCGCAATTTGAAAAAAGATTTATTGCTGCATTTACAGCCAGCTTATTATCGGCTTAAATTCCAAATCGAATGGATTAATCCGCTGCGTACAGATATTAAACAAAGTTATAGTGACGTTTACGAAATTACAAAAAAATCATTAGAACCGTTAGAAGAATTACTCGGTGAAACAATTCCGGAAGACGAAATAGCTTACGTGACGATTTTGTTCGGCGGCTATCTTTCGCGTAAAAATAATACGTTAGTTGAGCGCAAAAAGCTGTTAATTGTGTGCTCTAAAGGCGTTGGAACTTCGCGAATGATTGAACGTCAATTGTCGCAATTGCTCGGCGAACGGGTAGAAATTTTAGAGCCAATTTCGATTCGTGAGTTTGAAAAAGGGCTGTACGCGCCAGACTTTATCGTTTCTACATTGCCAATTATGGAACCGAAAGCGCCGGTTTTTATCGTGAGCCCGATTTTAACTGAAGCGCAAAAGCAGCAATTAATGAAGGCAATTGCGCCGCACATTTTACAAAAGGATTCAGACGCGCGCATGTTGTCGTCGGTGTTAGACGTGGTGGATCAATATGCCAAAGTGGAAGATCGTGAAAAATTGGCGGCTAAACTAAAATCGGTTTTATTCCAAGTGCAATCAGATAGCCAGCTAGAAAAATCACCAACACTTGAAGAACTTTTACCGAAAGAACGTATTACTTTTCAAGAAAGTGTGGCTGATTGGCGTGAAGCTATCCAAGTTGCCTCGAAATCGCTACAACAAGAAGGTTATATCTCGAGAAACTATCAGCATGCGATGATTGAAAATATTGAGAAACTAGGCCCATACATCGTCATTGCGCCGGGGATTGCCCTTCCGCATGCTTCGGTGGACGACGGGGCATATCGGGTTGGCATGAGCTTGCTAAGGCTGGATAAGCCAGTTTCATTTTCGAGTAAGGCGAAGGATCAAGTTAAATTAATTATTGTGCTCGCTTCCATTGACTCCTACACACATATTAATGCGCTGAGCCAGCTGACTAATTTGATTATGAAACATCACTTGCTTGAGCAGATTGAACAGGCAGAGTCAGCAGCAGAAATTGCCGCAATGTTAACAATAAAATAAGAGCTAAAGCCAGTGTGGTATTAAGTTGCCGCGCTGGCTTTTTTGTATGCCCGCTAACAACGAAATGTAACAGTCTATTCTTTGCACTTTCGAAAAGAAAGGAATTGGGCTTTTTTAAACAGAGGAGCTACAGCTATAATAAGAGTGTAAGTTATTGATAGCGCTATCAATCAGTTAGAAGGGATGAAGAGATATGTCTTTTTTGAATAAAGAGCTTGTGAATCTGCATGGAACAGCCAAAAACGCTGACGAAGCTATCGTGCAAGCTGGAGAATTATTAGTGAATGCAGGTTATGTGAGCGAGCAGTATGTAGAAAAAATGGTGGAATCTTATCATGAAAATGGTGCGTACTTTGTCATTGCACCTCAAATAGCAATTCCTCATGCAAGACCAACTGATGGTGTGGAAAACTCTGCAGTATCACTAGTCGTTCTAAAAGATGGTGTGAATTTCGGACACGCCGCAAATGATCCTGTGCGATTAGTATTCGGACTTGCAGCAACGTCAAGCGAGGCACATTTAAAAGTCATTCAAAAAATTGTCTCCTTGCTTAGTAACAGCGAGAACATTGAAAAAATGATTCATTCAGAAGATTATCAAGTAATTGGAGAATTAGTGGAGGGATAATAATGAAAATTTTAGCAGTGTGTGGACTTGGTCAAGGGACAAGCTTAATTTTACGAATGAATGTAGAAACAGTTTTGCGTGACATGGGAGTGGACGCAGATGTAGAGCACATTGATGTATCCGCTGCTCGCTCGATGAACGTTGATATTATCGTGACAAGCCAAGAACTAGCAGAAACGCTTGGAACAGATACAGGCGCCAAAGTAGTCATCGTCAACAACTATTTTGACAACGCCGAAATTAAAAATGCATTATCTGCAGCAATCAATAGTTAAATAAGACAAAAAAAGGTGGGAAAAAAATGGAGATTATTACGTGGATTGCCAATAACTTTTTTGGAACCCCAGCCATACTTTTAGGTTTTATCGTACTTCTCGGGTTACTTTTACAAAAGAAAAATTTAAGCCAAGTTATTAGCGGAACTTTTAAAGCTATTATCGGATTCTTAATTATCAACGCTGGTGCGGCTGTTATTACTGGTTCACTGGGCAGTTTCGAACCAATGTGGAAAGAGGTATTTGGACTAGAAACACCACCGCTTGCAGGGTTTTTAGGTCAAGAAGCCTTTAATGCAAAATTTGGTAGTGCGGTAACACTTGCGATGACACTTGGATTTTTAGTCAACGTATTATTAGCAAGATTTACCCCGTTTAAGTACATTTATTTAACTGGTCATATGATGTTCTGGACAACGACAATTTTTGCAGGGATTACTGTGCAAGCTGTCGGCGGAGATATTCCGTTCTGGGGGCTGGTGCTCTTCTTAGCAGTAATTATGGGGCTTTACTGGACACTCCAACCAGCAATTACACAACCATTTTTGCGTAAAATTACTGGGAACGATAATGTCGCATTAGGCCATACTTCATCCAGTGTAGCGATTCTATCCGCTTTACTAGGGAAAGTATTCGGAAATAAGAAAAATGATGCTGAACATATTAACTTACCGAAAAAATTAGAGTTCTTGCGTGACTCGAACGTTATTACAGCTCTTACAATGGGGATTCTGTTCGTAGTTGGTGCAGTAATCCTGATGGTGAAGAAAACACCGGGAGCAGAGAAATTAATCGCAGAAGCTGGAAATCAAAGCTTCATCGTATACTCGATCGTTCAGTCCTTTACGTTTGCAGCGGGTATCGCCATTGTCCTTGTGGGTGTGCGGATGTTTATCGGTGAAATCGTACCAGCCTTCAACGGTATTGCGACAAAACTTGTACCGGGTGCGAAACCAGCACTAGATGCGCCAATCGTTTATCCTTATGCACCAAACTCCGTAATCATCGGTTTCCTAGGAGCATTCATTGGAGCGATTATCTGGTTAGTTGTACTTGGAAATACAGTTGGTTACGTATTTGTGCCAACGATGATTGTTCTCTTCTTCCACGGAGCAGTTGCTGGGGTATTCGGTAACTCGACTGGTGGGATTAGAGGAGCGCTGATAGGTGGATTCTTAACAGCTACGGTTGTTGCTTGGGGTCAATATATTATGGTTACATTCTTTATCAATACGACGGTTCCAGATACAGCAATGTGGGCAGCCGACTCAGATATGTTTATCCTCGGACCAATTGTCAGCATGTTAGCGAAGTTATTCTTTTAAGTGAAATCTAAACCTCTTCCTTGTCTAGCATTCAAGAGGAAGAGGTTTTTTGAAAGGAAGTTTTAAAAATGAGTTTTATTCGTACTTTTTATGGAGATATTGCCCCAGATCAATTGGGCTTCACTTATTCACATGAGCATATTGTCTGCGTACCGGCTTACTGGCAAGAACGAGATGCTGACGATTTACTTTTAGATGATAAAGAAAAATCGCAGCTAGACGTACAAGATTTCGCAGACTTAGGCGGAAAAACGATTGTCGATGCGACCGCGGTTGATTACGGCAGACGCGTCCTTGATGTAGCGCAAATTTCCAAAGAAACCGGCATTCAAATCGTTGGGACAGCGGGATTTAACAAAAGTTTCTTATGGGATGGGAAAATTAAGCCGGAACTGAAACCAATCATCGGCGATTTTGAAACCTATTATGAATGGATTGAAAATACTTCAACGGAAAAACTAACGGAATTTGTCGTAAATGAAGTGGAAAATGGGCTTGAAGGAACGCCGTATAAGGCCGGTCAGGTGAAATTTGGAACGGGCTACAATATGATTACACCTTTAGAAGAAAAGACGATACGCGCGGTTGCAAGAGCACATCATGAAACCAAAGCACCGATTCATTCCCATACAGAAGCGGGAACGATGGCGCTCGAGCAAATCGAAATTTTAAAACAAGAAAATATCCCGTTAGAATATCTATCTATTGGGCATATGGACCGCAACCTCGACCCGTATTATCATAAGCAAGTTGCAAAAACAGGCGCATTCATGTCATTCGACGGCATTGCCAAAATTAAATACGCACCAGAAAGTGCTCGTATTGCCGCGATTCTATATTTAGTTTCGGAAGGGTTTGAAGATCAAATTCTAGTTAGTGGCGATACTGCGCGAAAAACATACTATAAACATTACGGTCACGGCCCAGGACTCGAATACATCGCCAAAAAATGGGTGCCACGCTTTATCGATGAAGCAAACGAAAAAGGCTTTGACGGAGAGAAATTAGTCAAAAAATTCTTCGTGGATAACCCAGCTAGATGCTTTACATTTAAAAAATAGGAGGCGAAATCTGTGTTATATGCAGATGAAAATTCATTTGATATTGGCGCGAAAATCACGAAAACAAAACCAGTCATTTTGCCAATAGGAGCGGTTGAAGCGCACGGACCACATTTGCCACTAGGGACAGACAATATTTTAGCGTCAGAATATTCTGCGAAAATAGCGGCGGAAACAGACGGATTCGTGCTTCCGATATTACCGTACGGCCAAGTTTGGAGCTTGCAAGATTTTCCGGGAAGTTTGACATTATCGAATGAAACGGTCACCAAAGTAGTCGTGGAAATCGGTGAAAGTCTTTATAAACAAGGGTTCCGGCTGTTTGTGCCAGTGAGTGGACACCTTGGAAATATGGCGGCACTCAAAGATGCGGCGCGCGAACTATATGCCAAATACCCCGATATGATTATCCTGCACATTTTTTACCCGAATATCCAAAAATTAGCAATGGATGTGCGCGAAGGAACAGCCAATCACCATACGTACATTCATGCTTGTGAAATTGAAACATCACTCATGCTCTATTTATCCCCAGAAAATGCAGATATGAGTCGTGCGATTGATGATCCGCCAGTTTTACCAATTGATGCGGATTTCACCCCAACACCATGGCAAAACTTCACCAAGACAGCAGTTTTAGGAGAAGCAACTTTAGCGACGGCAGAAAAAGGCGAATACTTGATTGAAAAAACGTTAAAAACATGTGTGGAGTTGATAAAGCTTGAACAAGAAAAAATTCGAAAGTCTACCAAAATGGAATAATTTTGCGCTATTTAATTTTTTAGCGAAAGATAAGGAAAATAGCCGAGAAGTCATGGAAGCGGCGCATGGTTTCGCAGTACCGGGAATCGTCGCAACGAACTATGAAACAGCCGAAGAAGCGGCCGTTGTGATTAAAGAACTACAAACTACAGCGGCGGTCGTGAGTGTGGGTCTTGGTGGTGGCGGGGACTGGCAAAACTGGCGCGATGTGCTTCATATCGCCCGCCTTGCTTCAAACAGCCATATCAACCAACCAATCGAAACAGCGGGATTAACAAATGACTTGCTCCCAGAAACTTTCACTAATGCGCTCGTTCGACCAACCGGAAAAGTCGGTATCGTTCGTTTATCTTCCGGCGACGAAATCACGGCCGAAGAAGCTGTCAATTACTGCCTATCTGCCAACATCCCATCGATTAAATTTATGAGCATCGAAGGCACAAAATATTTAGACGAACTAGTTTATTTAACAAAAATCGCGGCCGAGAAAGGCATTTACGGTATTGAGCCAGCTGGTGGAATTGGGGCCGATAACATCCTTGAAATAACAACCGCCATCAAATCAACCGGTATTCCATTCTACATGCCGCACATTTTCGGCAAAACAATTGATAAAGCAACAGGTCGGACGAAGCCAGAAGAAATTGAGAAAATTTTTGCCGCATTGGAGGGGAAATAAATGATTAATAACTACATCGATATTACGGTGCGCTTATTAGAAAATATTCTTGATAATGAAGCGGATTACGTAAAAGAAGCAGGAGCCAAAGTTGCCGAGTCTATCGAAAACGATGGTGTTATCCATTTGTTTGGCTGCGGTCACTCCCATATTTTAACAGAAGAAGTATTTTATAGAGCAGGCGGATTAGCGGCAATTCATCCAATTTTACATGAACCGTTAATGCTCCACGAAGGTGCCGCGGCGTCTTCCGTACTCGAACGCAAAAATGATTATGCGAAGACGTTTATGGCGGAGGAGGATATTCGCCCGGGTGATGTTATGATTGTGTTATCAACATCGGGTCGCAATCCCGTACCAATTGATGTTGCGGAAATCGCCCGTGAAAAAGGTGCCTTTGTCATCGTGATTACCTCGCTGCAATATTCAGCCAGCCAAAAATCACGCCACGTATCTGGCAAAAGACTATCCGATACAGGTGATATTGTAATTGATAATGGTGCTGTTAAAGGCGACGCAGTACTAAAATCCGCGAACTTTGATATCGCATTCGCCCCAACATCAACCGTAACTGGCGCAGTCATCTTGCAATCTATTTTTGCAGAAGCGATTGAAAAAATGGTAAACGATAATTATACGCCACCAGTATTTATTAGCGGAAATGTCGAAAACGCCGATGCGCATAACCAAGCACTTGTTGATAAATATAACGAACGTATTCCGCTTCTTGGAATGAATTTATAAAAGTAGCTGCCTTAGGGATTTTGTTTCCCTAGGGTTTTTTTAGTATAATAAAGATATTAAGGACTTTGGAGGAATTCGATGCTTACAACGAGAAAAGCATTATATTATTTAGACAAAGGAAAAACAAAAGATGCTATTCGCTTACTTGAAACTTGTTGGAATCAAGAAGTGACAGTCGAAAATAGAAGAGATATATTTTCAGCGACTGTATTGCTCAGTGACGTGTTATACCAAAGAGGCGAACGTTTCCCAGAAATCTATCAACATCTAATGTCGATTTTAGAAGACATGCAAGATCTGGAAGCAGTTGATTTTGAACGCGAAAAAGCGACGCAGATTTTAGCTGAATTAGATGAATATTTTAGTGAAGTAGGCACATTTTTCCAAGATCATAGTTTAACCGAGCTTTGGGTGAAATCCGATTATAAAAATGACTATAATGATGTGTATCCAACACGACAAAGAGTGGCTGACATCGAAGCAGAACTTGGGCATAAGTTGCCTGAATCATATATCTACTTAATGCGTCATACCCAAAACGGAGGGATAGTATCAACGGATTCTGTACCTACGACAGAGCCAAGTTCATGGGCAGAGAATTGTGTAGCTATTACTGGAATCATGGGAATAGGGAATCGTGGAATTTCTACATTGAATGGATCATTCAATACAAAATTTTGGATGGAAGAGTGGGGTTATCCTGACGTTGGTTTAGCCATTGCTGATTGTCCTTCTGCCGGTCACGATATGGTTTTCTTAGATTACCGAGAATGCGGCAAAACAGGCGAGCCAACAGTTGTTCACATTGATCAAGAAGGTGATTATAAGATAATTAAGCTAGCGGATAATTTTGAAGCGTTCATTATGAGTTTGTATATAGAAGAATATTAATCCAAAAAATGGAAAAGGAGTGCGGCCGATGGATCCAGCATATGTATTTGATAGCGAGCAAGCAACGAAATTATTAATGAAGAATTACGAGTTAGTAAAAACAAGTGGTGTCAGTTTTATTGATAAACGAATTCGGTTTCTAATCGCTCGTCTGTTTGCAGGAAACAATGAAGTCGTGAGTCCAGAGAAATTCAATACACTAAACAAAGAATTTAAGCGACAACTTGGTATGTTTACAGCGCTAAATGGAAATGTCCGCGCCTCACTTGTAGGCTTGTTGATGGCAAGTGACAACGCTAGCTCAGACAGTGTTCGGCAAGTGATTTCAAACTATAACATGTTAATTCAAGCGGGATTTCAACGCACAGAATACACTTATTTTGCAGCTTACTTATTACTAGAATCGGAAAATCCAACAGTAACAGCTCAAAAAGCGAAAACCATCCACCAACTTTTCAAAAAAGACCACCCATTTTTAACCAAAAGTGAAGACGTGACAACGGCCGTTTTCTTAGCCAACCTACCTGAAGAAAACACTGGAAAATTGGCGGAAGTAACAGAATACTATTTCCAAGAGTTTGCCGCGAAAGGCTTCCGAAAAAATGACAGCCTACAATTTTTAGCAACAACAGGAACCCTTTTATACGGCGAAAAAGACAGCAAATTTATTCGACGAGTAGATAACA
This genomic stretch from Listeria swaminathanii harbors:
- a CDS encoding ABC transporter ATP-binding protein; translation: MNYIKVNHLTKVINNHTVLDDIDFELKQGGIYSFIGHNGSGKTMLFRALCGFIAPTSGEVTINGVNISKTKSFPEKTGIIIETPGFLANYTGYKNLEYLASIRNKIGEKEILAALEKVGLAGKEDLKVKKYSLGMRQRLGIAQAIMEDPDLLIFDEPTNSLDKAGSQSFIDLILDLKEKGKTILLASHHIADIDGISDEIFEMEAGQIINRRKA
- a CDS encoding BglG family transcription antiterminator; translation: MVQFDARNMALLESLVVANVYLAPEKLQEELGISKRTLQYDVEKINKELDNIGLDGIQSVRGQGYYLLEEEKSTMKEILENRGASHKVFSASERRIRILFFLLVTDARVIIDTINECNEVSRNTSLQDIKQLKLALKQFNLELIYDRKNGNMVLGDERSIRQFFIHYCMNNEEIATADQLLDLMKINPMIKNQELFPNLDTIFEILAVTEKKIGIRYTDEVIERIGIMIFFFKERMKRDCYLNEQEEHEVESFDIAQEIYEQLQQTEDFSINHAEITYLGKLLLGASRLNDDAAATGKLDIIVEKIIAEFERLACVNFEDHRNLKKDLLLHLQPAYYRLKFQIEWINPLRTDIKQSYSDVYEITKKSLEPLEELLGETIPEDEIAYVTILFGGYLSRKNNTLVERKKLLIVCSKGVGTSRMIERQLSQLLGERVEILEPISIREFEKGLYAPDFIVSTLPIMEPKAPVFIVSPILTEAQKQQLMKAIAPHILQKDSDARMLSSVLDVVDQYAKVEDREKLAAKLKSVLFQVQSDSQLEKSPTLEELLPKERITFQESVADWREAIQVASKSLQQEGYISRNYQHAMIENIEKLGPYIVIAPGIALPHASVDDGAYRVGMSLLRLDKPVSFSSKAKDQVKLIIVLASIDSYTHINALSQLTNLIMKHHLLEQIEQAESAAEIAAMLTIK
- a CDS encoding PTS sugar transporter subunit IIA produces the protein MSFLNKELVNLHGTAKNADEAIVQAGELLVNAGYVSEQYVEKMVESYHENGAYFVIAPQIAIPHARPTDGVENSAVSLVVLKDGVNFGHAANDPVRLVFGLAATSSEAHLKVIQKIVSLLSNSENIEKMIHSEDYQVIGELVEG
- a CDS encoding PTS sugar transporter subunit IIB — translated: MKILAVCGLGQGTSLILRMNVETVLRDMGVDADVEHIDVSAARSMNVDIIVTSQELAETLGTDTGAKVVIVNNYFDNAEIKNALSAAINS
- a CDS encoding PTS ascorbate transporter subunit IIC; protein product: MEIITWIANNFFGTPAILLGFIVLLGLLLQKKNLSQVISGTFKAIIGFLIINAGAAVITGSLGSFEPMWKEVFGLETPPLAGFLGQEAFNAKFGSAVTLAMTLGFLVNVLLARFTPFKYIYLTGHMMFWTTTIFAGITVQAVGGDIPFWGLVLFLAVIMGLYWTLQPAITQPFLRKITGNDNVALGHTSSSVAILSALLGKVFGNKKNDAEHINLPKKLEFLRDSNVITALTMGILFVVGAVILMVKKTPGAEKLIAEAGNQSFIVYSIVQSFTFAAGIAIVLVGVRMFIGEIVPAFNGIATKLVPGAKPALDAPIVYPYAPNSVIIGFLGAFIGAIIWLVVLGNTVGYVFVPTMIVLFFHGAVAGVFGNSTGGIRGALIGGFLTATVVAWGQYIMVTFFINTTVPDTAMWAADSDMFILGPIVSMLAKLFF
- a CDS encoding phosphotriesterase family protein, with translation MSFIRTFYGDIAPDQLGFTYSHEHIVCVPAYWQERDADDLLLDDKEKSQLDVQDFADLGGKTIVDATAVDYGRRVLDVAQISKETGIQIVGTAGFNKSFLWDGKIKPELKPIIGDFETYYEWIENTSTEKLTEFVVNEVENGLEGTPYKAGQVKFGTGYNMITPLEEKTIRAVARAHHETKAPIHSHTEAGTMALEQIEILKQENIPLEYLSIGHMDRNLDPYYHKQVAKTGAFMSFDGIAKIKYAPESARIAAILYLVSEGFEDQILVSGDTARKTYYKHYGHGPGLEYIAKKWVPRFIDEANEKGFDGEKLVKKFFVDNPARCFTFKK
- a CDS encoding creatininase family protein: MLYADENSFDIGAKITKTKPVILPIGAVEAHGPHLPLGTDNILASEYSAKIAAETDGFVLPILPYGQVWSLQDFPGSLTLSNETVTKVVVEIGESLYKQGFRLFVPVSGHLGNMAALKDAARELYAKYPDMIILHIFYPNIQKLAMDVREGTANHHTYIHACEIETSLMLYLSPENADMSRAIDDPPVLPIDADFTPTPWQNFTKTAVLGEATLATAEKGEYLIEKTLKTCVELIKLEQEKIRKSTKME
- a CDS encoding KDGP aldolase; its protein translation is MNKKKFESLPKWNNFALFNFLAKDKENSREVMEAAHGFAVPGIVATNYETAEEAAVVIKELQTTAAVVSVGLGGGGDWQNWRDVLHIARLASNSHINQPIETAGLTNDLLPETFTNALVRPTGKVGIVRLSSGDEITAEEAVNYCLSANIPSIKFMSIEGTKYLDELVYLTKIAAEKGIYGIEPAGGIGADNILEITTAIKSTGIPFYMPHIFGKTIDKATGRTKPEEIEKIFAALEGK
- a CDS encoding SIS domain-containing protein; this translates as MINNYIDITVRLLENILDNEADYVKEAGAKVAESIENDGVIHLFGCGHSHILTEEVFYRAGGLAAIHPILHEPLMLHEGAAASSVLERKNDYAKTFMAEEDIRPGDVMIVLSTSGRNPVPIDVAEIAREKGAFVIVITSLQYSASQKSRHVSGKRLSDTGDIVIDNGAVKGDAVLKSANFDIAFAPTSTVTGAVILQSIFAEAIEKMVNDNYTPPVFISGNVENADAHNQALVDKYNERIPLLGMNL
- a CDS encoding SMI1/KNR4 family protein → MLTTRKALYYLDKGKTKDAIRLLETCWNQEVTVENRRDIFSATVLLSDVLYQRGERFPEIYQHLMSILEDMQDLEAVDFEREKATQILAELDEYFSEVGTFFQDHSLTELWVKSDYKNDYNDVYPTRQRVADIEAELGHKLPESYIYLMRHTQNGGIVSTDSVPTTEPSSWAENCVAITGIMGIGNRGISTLNGSFNTKFWMEEWGYPDVGLAIADCPSAGHDMVFLDYRECGKTGEPTVVHIDQEGDYKIIKLADNFEAFIMSLYIEEY